From the Photobacterium sp. GJ3 genome, one window contains:
- a CDS encoding glutathione S-transferase, protein MKIYELAPSPSARRVSIFLAEMNLDIERVSVDIRGGENLSASFQEKSANGLIPVLELEDGTTICESLAICRYFDEMYPSEHSLFGRTALEKAHIEMWQRIVEFKGLFVAMQSFRNLTGIYQDRETCVESWGQVSKERLLAFLPELDQRLSQSAYIAGDQFSVADITAFVMCNFMKNLDITVNPSLPSLHAWFTKVSQRPSVNQ, encoded by the coding sequence ATGAAAATCTATGAACTTGCTCCATCCCCGAGTGCACGTCGTGTCAGCATTTTTCTCGCTGAAATGAACCTTGATATCGAACGCGTTTCCGTTGACATTCGTGGCGGTGAAAATCTGTCTGCATCGTTTCAGGAAAAAAGCGCAAATGGTCTGATCCCGGTTCTGGAATTAGAGGATGGCACAACAATCTGTGAATCTCTTGCGATTTGCCGTTATTTTGATGAAATGTATCCTTCTGAGCATTCACTGTTTGGCCGGACCGCCCTCGAAAAAGCTCACATTGAGATGTGGCAGCGAATCGTTGAATTCAAAGGCTTATTTGTTGCAATGCAATCATTCAGAAATTTAACAGGCATCTATCAGGACAGAGAAACCTGCGTGGAAAGCTGGGGACAAGTTTCCAAAGAACGACTGCTGGCTTTTCTGCCAGAATTAGACCAACGTCTATCTCAGTCGGCGTATATCGCGGGCGATCAATTTTCTGTCGCCGACATTACTGCATTCGTGATGTGTAATTTCATGAAGAATCTAGACATCACGGTCAATCCATCACTGCCATCGTTGCATGCATGGTTTACGAAAGTCAGCCAGCGCCCCTCTGTGAACCAGTAA
- a CDS encoding TetR/AcrR family transcriptional regulator → MARTKNFDREEKLIQAMELFWQKGYADTSVADLVDHLGINRFSLYNTYTDKSTLFSEALDYYLQQIAFPPLQKILHDEAGYADILAYLTRFVNLQRDQTCGCFIQNALLERAHCDASVLDSGALLFEALAERFQRVVQNAQVAGDWDPSADPVQMSHFLVMQMQGIRVLGKARQYDMMDHGVKILFGMIEQIHQAGRAAK, encoded by the coding sequence ATGGCTAGGACTAAAAATTTTGATAGAGAAGAAAAGCTAATCCAGGCGATGGAGCTGTTCTGGCAGAAAGGCTACGCCGATACTTCCGTTGCTGATTTAGTCGATCATCTGGGGATTAATCGGTTCAGTCTTTACAACACTTATACAGATAAATCGACTCTGTTTAGTGAGGCACTGGATTATTACCTGCAGCAGATCGCATTCCCGCCATTGCAGAAGATTCTGCATGATGAAGCCGGTTATGCGGATATCCTGGCTTACTTAACTCGATTTGTGAACCTGCAGCGTGATCAGACATGTGGGTGTTTTATCCAAAATGCCTTGCTTGAACGTGCGCATTGCGATGCCAGTGTTCTGGATTCCGGCGCATTGCTGTTTGAAGCGCTTGCGGAGCGATTTCAGCGGGTGGTGCAGAATGCTCAGGTTGCCGGTGACTGGGATCCGTCTGCTGATCCGGTCCAGATGAGCCATTTTCTTGTGATGCAAATGCAGGGCATTCGGGTGCTTGGCAAAGCTCGTCAATACGACATGATGGATCATGGCGTGAAGATATTGTTTGGCATGATTGAGCAGATTCATCAGGCAGGTCGTGCGGCAAAATAG
- the thiD gene encoding bifunctional hydroxymethylpyrimidine kinase/phosphomethylpyrimidine kinase, with protein sequence MNKPAQTQHASNRNTTPIVLTIAGSDSGGGAGIQADIKAISATGGYACSVITALTAQNTLGVTDIFPVSPDFVEAQLDAVFSDLNVKAVKIGMLSDAGVIEAVARKLRQYRPEHIVLDPVMVATSGDLLLETKAITTLKAELLPLATLITPNLPEAIALTRSDNHAAPVPSVDSSDKETIIAQLQSLDTEAVLLKGGHWETESQSTDYLLTKGDIVTFSTQRIQTKNTHGTGCTLSAAIASYLAQGYTRTGAVAEAKNYLTLALKFADQLKIGQGHGPVHHFHAFQTQSGDLA encoded by the coding sequence ATGAACAAGCCAGCACAAACCCAACACGCTTCAAACCGCAACACAACGCCTATCGTTCTGACGATCGCCGGATCCGACAGTGGTGGCGGCGCTGGTATTCAGGCCGATATCAAAGCGATTTCCGCGACGGGTGGATATGCATGCTCTGTCATCACAGCCCTGACCGCCCAAAATACTCTGGGCGTTACCGACATCTTTCCTGTCTCTCCTGATTTTGTTGAAGCGCAATTAGATGCCGTTTTCAGTGATCTGAATGTCAAAGCAGTCAAAATTGGGATGCTTAGTGACGCTGGCGTCATTGAGGCTGTGGCCCGAAAACTACGCCAATATCGGCCTGAGCATATCGTCCTTGATCCAGTGATGGTGGCCACCAGCGGTGACCTGCTGCTGGAAACCAAAGCCATCACAACGCTGAAAGCTGAACTTCTGCCTTTAGCAACCCTCATCACCCCCAATTTACCGGAGGCGATTGCGCTCACCCGGTCAGACAATCATGCGGCGCCAGTTCCCTCTGTTGACTCGAGTGACAAAGAAACAATCATCGCACAATTACAATCACTCGATACTGAAGCCGTGCTACTCAAGGGCGGTCACTGGGAAACCGAAAGCCAGAGTACGGATTACCTACTCACCAAAGGTGACATTGTCACCTTCAGTACCCAACGCATTCAGACAAAAAACACCCATGGCACTGGCTGCACATTATCTGCAGCGATTGCCTCCTATCTTGCTCAGGGATACACACGCACTGGCGCCGTCGCAGAAGCGAAAAACTACCTGACTTTAGCGCTGAAATTTGCCGATCAGTTAAAGATTGGTCAGGGTCATGGCCCGGTCCATCATTTTCATGCATTTCAGACGCAGTCCGGGGATCTTGCATGA
- a CDS encoding diguanylate cyclase domain-containing protein codes for MDAMRILLVDDVQVERLQLAVRLQRLGHVVETVGSGAEAIHRYPNFEPDLVLMDISMPDMDGVEVVRQLRRQHTEWVPIIFLSGHDEPEMIAEAIDMGGDDYLVKPVNKIVLVSKLKAMQRIANMRHQLKSTSEQLSIANEKLSEQVNEDGLTKIANRRYLDIKLAEYISTHGRSNSALTVIMIDVDHFKPYNDHYGHLEGDRCLQMVARELKDNFSRAGELVARYGGEEFVVLLSQCGQERALKECERLKKCIERLGIPHTRSTTSDFVTVSQGMLSWYPTGLETPEHIYSIVDKVLYQAKGQGRNCFIAAEFT; via the coding sequence ATGGATGCAATGCGAATATTGCTGGTCGATGATGTACAGGTAGAAAGGTTGCAACTCGCGGTGCGATTGCAACGTCTCGGTCATGTCGTCGAAACGGTAGGCTCTGGAGCTGAGGCGATTCACCGATACCCAAATTTTGAGCCTGATCTGGTTTTAATGGATATCAGTATGCCGGATATGGATGGTGTTGAGGTCGTCCGGCAACTTCGTCGTCAGCATACGGAATGGGTTCCCATTATTTTTTTGAGTGGTCATGATGAACCAGAAATGATTGCCGAGGCCATTGATATGGGGGGCGATGATTATCTGGTGAAGCCCGTGAATAAAATTGTGCTGGTTTCAAAGCTCAAAGCAATGCAGCGAATTGCAAATATGCGTCATCAACTGAAATCGACGTCGGAGCAACTGAGTATTGCGAACGAAAAGTTGTCAGAGCAGGTCAATGAAGACGGATTAACAAAAATCGCCAACCGGCGTTATCTGGATATTAAGCTGGCGGAATATATCTCGACCCATGGTCGGAGTAACAGTGCACTGACGGTGATTATGATCGACGTTGATCACTTTAAGCCGTACAACGATCATTATGGTCATTTGGAAGGTGACCGCTGCCTGCAAATGGTGGCCAGAGAACTGAAAGATAATTTCAGTCGAGCCGGGGAGTTGGTGGCTCGTTATGGTGGCGAGGAGTTTGTGGTTTTGTTGAGTCAGTGCGGTCAGGAGCGCGCGCTCAAAGAGTGTGAACGGCTGAAAAAATGTATTGAGCGGCTCGGAATCCCGCATACACGTTCCACGACATCTGATTTTGTGACGGTCAGTCAGGGGATGCTGTCCTGGTATCCGACCGGACTGGAAACACCGGAGCATATTTACTCCATTGTTGATAAAGTTCTGTATCAGGCAAAAGGGCAAGGACGGAATTGCTTCATTGCTGCTGAATTTACCTGA
- the tenA gene encoding thiaminase II, producing the protein MNHLDLIQACDKDWYAYTHHTFVTQLAKGDLSQQAYLHYLKQDFLFLKHYARAYALAIFKAKTLEEMRRPLPSLEALIGSEMHHHISYCQQWGLTESDMEAEAEDVGTVAYTRYVLDTGMAGDLADLFTALAPCAIGYAMIGERLIHAPDTLETGNPYYSWIAMYGGEEFQQSVQQSILFLNQLLADIPIASSRGQQLIHIFRTATRMEVAFWQQGLNAAMTR; encoded by the coding sequence ATGAACCATCTGGATTTAATCCAAGCTTGCGACAAAGACTGGTACGCGTACACTCACCATACGTTTGTCACTCAGCTCGCCAAGGGTGATTTAAGCCAACAGGCTTATTTACACTATCTCAAACAGGATTTTCTCTTTCTTAAACACTATGCCAGAGCCTATGCACTGGCCATTTTCAAAGCGAAAACGCTCGAAGAAATGCGCCGACCGTTACCGAGTCTGGAAGCCCTGATCGGCAGTGAGATGCATCATCACATCAGCTATTGCCAGCAATGGGGACTGACTGAATCAGACATGGAAGCCGAAGCTGAAGATGTTGGTACTGTCGCCTACACACGTTATGTTCTGGATACGGGTATGGCAGGCGATTTAGCGGATCTCTTCACGGCACTCGCCCCGTGCGCCATTGGCTATGCCATGATTGGAGAGCGCTTGATTCACGCACCGGATACCCTTGAGACAGGGAACCCCTACTACAGTTGGATCGCCATGTACGGCGGAGAAGAATTTCAGCAGAGTGTGCAGCAAAGCATTCTATTTCTGAATCAATTGCTGGCAGATATTCCGATCGCAAGTTCACGGGGTCAGCAACTCATTCATATTTTCCGCACCGCGACGCGAATGGAAGTGGCCTTCTGGCAACAGGGATTGAATGCGGCAATGACTCGCTAA
- a CDS encoding GIY-YIG nuclease family protein, whose protein sequence is MNQRDPVPIWSVYLIRTRCNRLYCGVTTDVNRRYSEHQTGKKGARFLRGKGPLTLAWSAGVGDKRKAMQLEYKIKQLTKPVKEALAANQIDLAELFPACFE, encoded by the coding sequence GTGAATCAGCGTGATCCTGTACCAATCTGGTCTGTCTATTTAATACGTACACGCTGTAATCGCCTATATTGTGGAGTAACGACGGATGTGAACCGTCGTTACTCTGAGCACCAGACCGGTAAAAAAGGGGCCCGATTTTTAAGAGGCAAGGGCCCTTTGACGCTCGCTTGGAGTGCCGGGGTTGGGGATAAGCGCAAGGCGATGCAGCTGGAATATAAAATCAAACAATTGACCAAGCCCGTGAAAGAGGCATTGGCTGCCAATCAAATTGATCTTGCTGAATTATTCCCTGCCTGTTTTGAATGA
- a CDS encoding ABC transporter permease, with the protein MTKLITQAPIEQPRPFVKTTGGLLQHPAFRVVITLLMLGLAWQAVVMVFQLPGFILPEPLAVFNKLIQQHDVLFRHAWVTATEIFLGLLTGLTFGLFCALLMLLFTPVRRWLLPVLIASQAIPVFALAPILMLWLGYGIASKVVMAAIIIFFPVTTCCFDGLRHTPQGYLDLAKTMNATRWQILWHIRLPAALPALASGIRVAVVVAPIGAVVGEWVGASEGLGYLMLQANARMMIDEMFAALLVLAGLSVALYFITDALLKHAIPWLSENSQSDS; encoded by the coding sequence ATGACTAAATTGATCACGCAAGCTCCCATCGAGCAACCCCGTCCATTTGTCAAAACCACTGGCGGGCTGTTGCAGCATCCGGCGTTCCGGGTTGTCATCACGCTGCTGATGCTCGGATTAGCTTGGCAGGCGGTTGTGATGGTGTTTCAACTGCCTGGATTTATCCTGCCCGAGCCTCTGGCAGTCTTCAATAAACTGATTCAACAGCACGATGTCCTGTTCCGGCATGCTTGGGTGACGGCCACGGAGATTTTTCTGGGGTTGCTCACCGGGCTCACTTTCGGCCTGTTTTGTGCCCTGCTGATGTTGCTGTTTACGCCGGTACGGCGCTGGTTGCTGCCCGTATTAATTGCCAGCCAGGCCATTCCTGTTTTTGCGCTGGCACCCATTCTGATGCTCTGGCTGGGCTACGGCATTGCATCCAAAGTGGTTATGGCTGCCATCATCATCTTTTTCCCGGTCACCACTTGCTGTTTTGACGGATTACGCCATACCCCGCAGGGGTATCTGGACTTAGCCAAAACCATGAATGCCACCCGCTGGCAAATCCTCTGGCATATCCGATTACCTGCAGCCCTGCCCGCACTGGCATCTGGGATTCGCGTCGCGGTTGTTGTTGCACCCATCGGCGCCGTGGTTGGCGAATGGGTGGGTGCCAGTGAAGGGTTGGGTTACCTGATGCTGCAAGCAAATGCCCGGATGATGATTGACGAAATGTTTGCCGCCTTGCTGGTCTTAGCCGGGTTATCCGTCGCACTGTACTTCATCACAGATGCACTCTTAAAACACGCCATCCCCTGGCTGTCTGAAAACAGCCAGTCTGACTCTTAA
- a CDS encoding YceH family protein: protein MEMSLSSQEARVIGCLLEKEVTTPDQYPLTLNSLTTACNQKSNREPVMSLDEATVLDTLEGLKSKRLIQEVTGFGSRVTKYQHRFCNTEFSTFQFTEQEKGALCVLLLRGAQTAGEIRTRTNRLCHFADVKAAEQTLAALAEDSKGPFVLKLPRESGKRDSRYMHLFSGEDFSHLSAESESAVSPAVNDETEERLTSLEHEVDSLKEELALLKDKIRELSESA from the coding sequence ATGGAAATGTCTCTTAGTTCGCAGGAAGCCAGAGTGATTGGCTGTTTGTTAGAAAAAGAAGTCACCACCCCAGATCAGTACCCACTGACGTTAAATTCCCTGACTACAGCCTGTAACCAGAAAAGTAACCGTGAACCCGTGATGTCTCTGGATGAAGCGACCGTTTTGGATACCCTCGAAGGATTAAAATCGAAGCGCCTGATTCAGGAAGTCACAGGTTTCGGTAGCCGGGTGACAAAATATCAGCACCGGTTCTGCAACACCGAATTCAGTACGTTTCAGTTTACGGAGCAGGAAAAAGGCGCACTGTGTGTTCTGTTGTTGAGAGGCGCACAAACGGCCGGTGAAATCAGAACCCGCACAAATCGTCTGTGTCATTTTGCGGATGTCAAAGCTGCTGAACAAACGTTGGCTGCACTGGCAGAAGACAGCAAAGGTCCCTTTGTTTTGAAACTTCCCAGAGAGTCGGGGAAACGCGACAGTCGTTATATGCATCTGTTCAGCGGCGAAGACTTCAGTCATTTATCCGCTGAATCAGAGAGCGCTGTCTCACCAGCGGTCAATGATGAAACAGAAGAGCGACTGACATCCCTTGAACATGAAGTTGATTCTCTGAAAGAAGAGCTCGCCTTACTGAAAGATAAAATCAGGGAGTTAAGTGAATCAGCGTGA
- a CDS encoding DUF3069 domain-containing protein: MSEIEKQDLDQVETTEYTLDDCSPELRQVVEFEQVPDELLNMLVNVYKVSEPTSREAWDELPASAQNVLDNFEQFHALVALSQSYAGVDFLGEMQETQLPAHMSEEEQSEYKAVLLDKVLRNCVKDLGKQLKQARRHPPMKKEFQAIFNK, from the coding sequence ATGTCTGAGATTGAAAAGCAAGACCTTGACCAAGTTGAAACGACTGAGTACACACTGGACGATTGTTCGCCAGAACTGCGTCAGGTTGTTGAATTTGAACAAGTACCAGATGAATTACTCAACATGCTGGTCAATGTATACAAAGTCTCAGAGCCTACATCACGTGAAGCCTGGGATGAGCTGCCAGCCAGTGCCCAGAATGTTCTGGACAATTTTGAGCAGTTCCATGCCTTAGTTGCATTGAGCCAGAGTTATGCCGGTGTTGATTTTCTGGGCGAAATGCAAGAGACCCAACTGCCGGCTCACATGAGTGAAGAAGAGCAAAGTGAATATAAAGCAGTGCTGTTGGACAAAGTTCTGCGTAACTGCGTAAAAGATCTGGGCAAGCAATTGAAGCAAGCGCGTCGCCATCCACCAATGAAGAAAGAGTTTCAGGCTATCTTCAACAAATAA
- a CDS encoding ABC transporter ATP-binding protein gives MNRVIQGPGVHLSDIYLHFPSASTPLFEHLSLTLFPGQWHCILGQSGCGKTTLLRLLANLLPEDVQYRGQVTTFDGHPVSPQIAYMAQQDLLLPWLNVMDNVCFSYRLRQRKVNSQTQTRAMHLLAQVGLADYAQASPSELSGGMRQRVALVRTLMQEKPIVIMDEPFSALDAVTRYKLQDLAAELLQDRTVLLITHDPQEALRLGHHLFLMQGKPARLTAFGAPEGEIPRPINAAMADAQHQLMTTLAMMGNEDD, from the coding sequence ATGAACCGTGTAATACAGGGACCTGGCGTGCATTTGTCGGATATCTATCTTCATTTCCCGAGTGCTTCAACCCCCTTATTCGAACATTTGTCTTTGACACTGTTTCCCGGCCAGTGGCATTGCATTCTTGGTCAGAGTGGTTGCGGAAAAACGACTTTACTGAGGCTTCTGGCCAATCTGTTGCCAGAAGATGTTCAGTACCGCGGACAGGTCACAACGTTTGACGGTCACCCGGTCAGCCCGCAGATCGCTTACATGGCACAGCAAGATCTACTGCTGCCCTGGCTGAATGTGATGGATAACGTCTGTTTCAGCTATCGACTCCGGCAACGAAAAGTGAATTCCCAAACTCAGACACGTGCCATGCACTTGCTGGCGCAGGTTGGATTGGCAGATTATGCTCAAGCCAGTCCATCCGAGCTCTCCGGTGGAATGCGCCAACGCGTCGCTTTAGTCCGCACACTGATGCAGGAAAAACCCATTGTCATCATGGATGAGCCTTTTTCTGCGCTGGATGCCGTCACGCGCTACAAACTTCAGGATCTGGCCGCAGAACTGCTGCAGGACCGGACCGTGCTCCTGATTACGCATGACCCGCAAGAAGCACTCCGGCTGGGTCATCATCTGTTTTTGATGCAAGGGAAACCAGCCCGTCTTACCGCCTTCGGGGCACCTGAGGGAGAAATCCCCAGACCCATCAACGCAGCCATGGCAGATGCACAACACCAATTGATGACGACGCTGGCCATGATGGGAAATGAAGATGACTAA
- a CDS encoding ABC transporter substrate-binding protein, translating to MTYFPARTALAIAVSATSIQLQAKELTLMLDWFVNPNHGPIIIAKENGLFKEQGLDIKIQEPADPSMPAKLVAAGKTDLAISYQTSLTIDVAAGLPLIRASTLIATPLNTLMVLENKGIHSLADLKGKTIGIAIAGNEEATIGTMLKTAGVSFTDVKIVNVGWALSSSLASGKVDAIWGGLRNFESNQLALEGYQSKAFFPEEHGVPPYDELVVVANKNTYNAEDIQKFNLALEKATQFIINHPDQAWKTFIAYSPDTLNNELNQLAWRDTLPRFALRPAAVDQARYDQFATFMYQHKIISHAPKAKDFVPAF from the coding sequence ATGACTTATTTTCCGGCGCGTACTGCGCTCGCGATTGCCGTATCTGCAACCAGCATTCAGCTTCAGGCTAAAGAACTGACGCTGATGCTGGACTGGTTTGTCAACCCAAACCATGGCCCAATCATTATTGCGAAAGAAAACGGTTTATTTAAAGAACAAGGCCTGGACATCAAGATTCAGGAACCTGCCGATCCATCCATGCCCGCAAAACTGGTTGCTGCCGGAAAAACCGATCTGGCAATTTCCTATCAAACCAGTCTGACCATTGATGTTGCCGCTGGCTTGCCGCTTATTCGCGCCTCCACCTTAATTGCAACTCCGCTGAATACGCTGATGGTGCTGGAAAATAAAGGCATTCACTCGCTGGCTGATCTGAAAGGCAAAACCATTGGCATCGCTATCGCCGGAAACGAAGAGGCAACCATTGGCACCATGCTCAAGACAGCCGGTGTGAGCTTTACGGATGTAAAAATCGTCAATGTCGGTTGGGCGCTGTCTTCTTCACTGGCATCAGGCAAAGTCGATGCAATCTGGGGCGGGTTACGAAACTTTGAATCAAATCAGCTGGCACTGGAAGGTTATCAGTCCAAAGCCTTTTTCCCGGAAGAGCATGGTGTACCGCCATATGATGAACTGGTTGTCGTGGCCAATAAAAACACCTACAACGCTGAGGATATTCAGAAATTCAATCTGGCATTAGAAAAAGCCACCCAATTCATCATTAATCACCCGGATCAAGCCTGGAAGACTTTCATTGCTTACTCACCAGACACCCTGAACAATGAGCTGAATCAGCTGGCATGGCGCGATACACTCCCCCGCTTTGCGCTGCGCCCGGCAGCGGTAGATCAAGCGCGTTACGATCAATTTGCGACCTTCATGTACCAGCACAAAATCATCAGCCATGCACCGAAAGCAAAAGACTTTGTACCGGCCTTTTAA
- a CDS encoding YaeQ family protein, producing the protein MALKATIYKAQLNVADMDRDCYLDGSFTLACHPSETLQRLMLRVLAWGLNADPELTFTKGLCETDEPDLWKKNLNDEIEIWVELGLPDEKRIRKAAQKSTQVVIYAYGDHAAPVWWQAMKSKATQYKNVTVVFIDDEVMDSMADMVARTMQLQLTIEGEHAWLSSTSANCTILPQWWQRSAS; encoded by the coding sequence ATGGCTCTGAAAGCCACGATTTATAAAGCACAATTAAATGTCGCTGACATGGACAGAGACTGTTATCTGGACGGTTCTTTCACGTTAGCATGCCATCCTTCTGAAACCCTGCAACGCCTGATGCTACGCGTTCTGGCGTGGGGACTGAATGCAGATCCTGAATTAACTTTTACCAAAGGCCTTTGTGAAACCGATGAGCCAGACCTTTGGAAAAAAAATCTGAATGACGAGATTGAAATCTGGGTAGAGCTCGGCCTTCCTGATGAGAAAAGGATCCGAAAAGCCGCACAGAAATCGACACAAGTTGTCATTTATGCATATGGTGACCATGCAGCGCCTGTGTGGTGGCAAGCGATGAAGTCCAAAGCCACCCAGTATAAGAATGTCACCGTTGTTTTTATCGATGATGAAGTCATGGACAGCATGGCTGACATGGTAGCGCGAACCATGCAGCTGCAGTTGACCATCGAAGGTGAGCATGCCTGGTTATCATCTACTTCGGCGAACTGTACGATTTTGCCACAGTGGTGGCAGCGTTCTGCATCATAA